A genomic window from Rattus norvegicus strain BN/NHsdMcwi chromosome 9, GRCr8, whole genome shotgun sequence includes:
- the Cryba2 gene encoding beta-crystallin A2 isoform X1, producing the protein MYLSLRMTLPTLGCEPVCTCPVPAILEESSGGLVSSDMSSAPAPGPAPACLTLWDEEDFQGRRCRLLSDCANVCERGALRRVRSVKVENGAWVAFEYPDFQGQQFILEKGDYPCWSAWSGSSGHHSNQLLSFRPVLCANHSDSRVTLFEGENFQGCKFELSDDYPSLPSMGWTSKDVGSLKVSSGAWVAYQYPGYRGYQYVLERDRHSGEFRTYNDFGTQAHTGQLQSIRRVQH; encoded by the exons ATGTACCTGTCACTGAGGATGACCCTACCCACACTTGGCTGTGAACCTGTGTGCACATGTCCTGTCCCTGCCATCCTGGAAGAGTCTAGCGGTGGCCTTGTGTCTAG CGACATGAGCAGCGCCCCGGCACCGGGCCCGGCACCCGCTTGCCTCACGCTCTGGGACGAGGAGGACTTCCAGGGTCGTCGCTGCCGGCTACTGAGCGACTGTGCCAACGTCTGTGAGCGGGGAGCCCTGCGGAGGGTGCGCTCAGTCAAGGTGGAAAACGGCGC ATGGGTGGCCTTTGAGTACCCCGACTTCCAGGGACAGCAGTTCATTCTAGAGAAGGGAGACTATCCTTGCTGGAGTGCCTGGAGCGGTAGCAGCGGCCACCACAGCAACCAATTGCTGTCCTTCAGGCCAGTGCTCTGTGCG AACCACAGTGACAGCCGTGTGACCCTGTTTGAGGGGGAAAACTTCCAGGGCTGCAAGTTTGAACTCAGTGATGACTACCCATCACTGCCTTCCATGGGCTGGACCAGCAAAGATGTGGGTTCCCTCAAAGTCAGCTCTGGAGC GTGGGTGGCCTACCAATACCCTGGCTACCGAGGCTACCAGTATGTCTTAGAACGGGACCGGCACAGTGGGGAGTTCCGTACCTACAATGACTTTGGCACACAGGCCCATACTGGACAGCTGCAGTCCATTCGAAGAGTCCAGCATTAG
- the Cryba2 gene encoding beta-crystallin A2 isoform X2: protein MSHSLGTLMWLLLAPCTVLENAVQRHNNHSDSRVTLFEGENFQGCKFELSDDYPSLPSMGWTSKDVGSLKVSSGAWVAYQYPGYRGYQYVLERDRHSGEFRTYNDFGTQAHTGQLQSIRRVQH from the exons ATGTCACACAGCCTTGGAACGCTGATGTGGCTGCTGTTGGCCCCATGCACAGTCTTAGAAAATGCAGTTCAGAGGCATAAT AACCACAGTGACAGCCGTGTGACCCTGTTTGAGGGGGAAAACTTCCAGGGCTGCAAGTTTGAACTCAGTGATGACTACCCATCACTGCCTTCCATGGGCTGGACCAGCAAAGATGTGGGTTCCCTCAAAGTCAGCTCTGGAGC GTGGGTGGCCTACCAATACCCTGGCTACCGAGGCTACCAGTATGTCTTAGAACGGGACCGGCACAGTGGGGAGTTCCGTACCTACAATGACTTTGGCACACAGGCCCATACTGGACAGCTGCAGTCCATTCGAAGAGTCCAGCATTAG
- the Cryba2 gene encoding beta-crystallin A2 isoform X3 encodes MSSAPAPGPAPACLTLWDEEDFQGRRCRLLSDCANVCERGALRRVRSVKVENGAWVAFEYPDFQGQQFILEKGDYPCWSAWSGSSGHHSNQLLSFRPVLCANHSDSRVTLFEGENFQGCKFELSDDYPSLPSMGWTSKDVGSLKVSSGAWVAYQYPGYRGYQYVLERDRHSGEFRTYNDFGTQAHTGQLQSIRRVQH; translated from the exons ATGAGCAGCGCCCCGGCACCGGGCCCGGCACCCGCTTGCCTCACGCTCTGGGACGAGGAGGACTTCCAGGGTCGTCGCTGCCGGCTACTGAGCGACTGTGCCAACGTCTGTGAGCGGGGAGCCCTGCGGAGGGTGCGCTCAGTCAAGGTGGAAAACGGCGC ATGGGTGGCCTTTGAGTACCCCGACTTCCAGGGACAGCAGTTCATTCTAGAGAAGGGAGACTATCCTTGCTGGAGTGCCTGGAGCGGTAGCAGCGGCCACCACAGCAACCAATTGCTGTCCTTCAGGCCAGTGCTCTGTGCG AACCACAGTGACAGCCGTGTGACCCTGTTTGAGGGGGAAAACTTCCAGGGCTGCAAGTTTGAACTCAGTGATGACTACCCATCACTGCCTTCCATGGGCTGGACCAGCAAAGATGTGGGTTCCCTCAAAGTCAGCTCTGGAGC GTGGGTGGCCTACCAATACCCTGGCTACCGAGGCTACCAGTATGTCTTAGAACGGGACCGGCACAGTGGGGAGTTCCGTACCTACAATGACTTTGGCACACAGGCCCATACTGGACAGCTGCAGTCCATTCGAAGAGTCCAGCATTAG